One stretch of Bradyrhizobium canariense DNA includes these proteins:
- a CDS encoding DUF6894 family protein, whose product MRYFFHICDGPKVFSDEVGNRLSSPEQVIDQAKFLATELSKAGEFCRSNLVFVVDEKGHRIFECPAS is encoded by the coding sequence ATGCGATACTTTTTCCATATCTGCGACGGCCCGAAAGTCTTTTCCGATGAAGTGGGAAACCGCCTTTCGAGTCCAGAGCAAGTTATAGATCAGGCTAAATTCCTCGCTACTGAATTGAGCAAGGCGGGCGAGTTCTGCCGGTCAAATCTCGTATTCGTCGTGGACGAGAAGGGCCACCGTATTTTCGAATGCCCGGCTTCATGA